From Levilactobacillus zymae, a single genomic window includes:
- a CDS encoding DUF1836 domain-containing protein, whose translation MADFNQYTRWETQMHGVKLPRWDDLPKFDLYMDQVTALVNEVLGPLGVDTITPAMINNYVKHKVILAPVKKKYQTMQLTDILMISLLKPIFQTDTVRTGIDQITAGDYPKQAYDNFIGSLEDRLHHLGEDQVQPAAKNLNEKLMQVAVDAVVARLQSAKLLTMIKRPLRKVEKTK comes from the coding sequence ATGGCAGACTTTAATCAATACACCCGCTGGGAAACGCAGATGCACGGGGTCAAGCTCCCCCGGTGGGACGACTTACCCAAGTTTGATTTGTACATGGATCAGGTCACCGCACTGGTCAATGAGGTGCTGGGACCGCTGGGCGTGGATACCATCACGCCGGCAATGATTAACAACTACGTGAAGCACAAGGTGATTTTGGCGCCGGTCAAGAAGAAGTACCAGACCATGCAGCTGACGGATATCTTGATGATTAGTCTGCTTAAGCCGATATTTCAGACGGACACGGTCCGCACGGGGATCGACCAGATCACGGCGGGCGATTACCCGAAGCAGGCCTACGATAACTTTATTGGTAGCTTAGAGGACCGGCTACACCACCTCGGGGAAGATCAGGTCCAACCGGCCGCCAAGAACCTCAACGAAAAGTTGATGCAGGTGGCGGTGGACGCCGTGGTGGCGCGGCTCCAATCGGCCAAGTTATTGACCATGATTAAACGGCCGCTCCGAAAGGTTGAAAAAACCAAATAG
- a CDS encoding cation-translocating P-type ATPase, with translation MAPVEQVAQTPPLTRGLTAAEVTKRIDQGLKNDPVPPLTRSVKQIFRDNLLTLFNLINLVLAGLVLLTGSYKNLLFIGVVVVNTGIGIFQEIRSKRQVDHLALLSEGLIRVRRDGKTMARHQDEIVQDDLLEVGRGDQLPVDGLIRETTGLEVDESQITGESTPITKRTGDTLISGSVLLGGKAVVQATQVGQNSFVKQLAHSVKQQHRTASQLLNTINRIIKILTIVIIPLGILLFIASLVKGQGTNRAILGTVAAMGGMIPQGLVLLTSVALAAGAFTLGRKNVLVRELPAIEALARVDVLCLDKTGTITSGKLKFERLDPLGTTNVATAQTILAQLVAATGDDNETAQAIQAALGTPTVTADAVLPFSSGRKWSGAQLAGQAYVMGAPEFIYQQVPEVVQHRIHTLAAQGYRVLLLAQVDQLTTPKPVNPQALALILITDELRPHAADTFDFFVTQDVALKVISGDNPVTVASIAQRAEIPGSQDLVDMSQVGEQPDYDRLVATYNVFGRVTPQQKEGLIKAYQAAGHTVAMTGDGVNDLLALRQADCSIAMASGSEATKSLADFVLINSNFDAMINVLNEGRRVINNIERVASLFLIKTMYSVVLTLIFIFMSRSYPFEPIQLTPISSLMVGIPTFFLALQPNYTRIADRFMKQVMEIAAPAAVCVVGYILVIMAIGTQFHLSFATTSTLSVLMTGLVSLNALLMVARPLNRFKIALVLVMAALFAVIFLFFGNLFSLVNLLNWQLALLYLPLMVSVQPVFLLVQTILGKRILSRIRWR, from the coding sequence ATGGCGCCAGTTGAACAAGTCGCACAAACGCCACCGTTGACTCGCGGGTTAACGGCCGCCGAGGTGACCAAGCGGATCGATCAGGGCTTAAAGAATGACCCGGTCCCGCCGCTCACCCGGAGTGTCAAACAGATTTTTCGGGATAACCTACTCACGCTCTTTAACTTAATTAATTTAGTCTTAGCCGGCCTGGTCCTGCTAACGGGTAGCTATAAAAACCTATTGTTTATCGGGGTCGTGGTGGTCAACACCGGGATCGGTATTTTTCAAGAAATCCGGTCTAAGCGCCAGGTGGACCACCTAGCGCTACTCTCGGAAGGCCTCATTCGGGTGCGGCGGGACGGGAAGACCATGGCGCGGCATCAAGACGAGATCGTTCAAGACGACCTGCTCGAAGTCGGCCGTGGCGATCAACTGCCGGTCGATGGTCTGATTCGCGAAACCACGGGACTCGAAGTTGACGAATCCCAGATTACCGGGGAGTCCACGCCAATCACCAAACGGACCGGCGATACGCTGATTTCCGGCAGCGTCCTGTTGGGCGGTAAAGCGGTGGTACAGGCCACTCAGGTCGGCCAAAACAGCTTCGTCAAGCAACTGGCCCATTCGGTCAAGCAACAGCACCGCACCGCCAGTCAATTACTCAATACGATCAACCGGATCATTAAAATTTTAACCATCGTGATCATTCCGTTGGGAATCCTGCTATTCATCGCGTCGCTGGTCAAGGGCCAGGGAACCAACCGGGCCATCTTGGGAACGGTGGCCGCCATGGGCGGGATGATTCCGCAGGGGTTAGTCCTCTTAACCTCGGTAGCCTTAGCGGCGGGGGCCTTTACGCTGGGTCGAAAAAACGTGTTGGTGCGCGAATTGCCGGCCATTGAAGCGTTAGCCCGGGTCGACGTACTGTGTCTGGATAAGACCGGGACCATCACCAGTGGCAAGCTGAAGTTTGAACGGTTGGACCCGCTGGGAACGACGAATGTCGCGACCGCGCAGACGATTCTGGCGCAACTGGTGGCTGCGACCGGTGACGATAACGAAACCGCCCAGGCGATTCAAGCGGCGCTGGGGACCCCGACCGTCACGGCGGACGCCGTCTTGCCGTTCTCGTCGGGGCGGAAGTGGAGTGGTGCTCAGTTAGCTGGGCAGGCCTACGTGATGGGCGCTCCCGAGTTTATTTATCAGCAGGTGCCGGAGGTCGTCCAACATCGGATTCACACGCTGGCGGCCCAGGGTTACCGGGTCCTGTTACTGGCGCAGGTCGACCAACTAACCACGCCTAAACCCGTTAACCCTCAAGCGCTGGCCTTGATTTTGATTACCGATGAACTGCGTCCCCACGCTGCGGACACCTTTGATTTCTTCGTGACCCAGGACGTGGCCCTAAAGGTCATCTCGGGGGACAATCCCGTGACCGTGGCCAGTATCGCCCAGCGGGCCGAAATCCCGGGATCCCAGGACCTGGTGGATATGAGCCAGGTGGGCGAACAGCCCGACTACGACCGGTTGGTGGCGACCTACAACGTCTTTGGTCGGGTCACGCCCCAACAGAAGGAGGGGCTGATCAAGGCCTATCAGGCGGCTGGTCACACGGTGGCCATGACGGGGGACGGGGTTAACGACCTGTTAGCCCTACGGCAGGCTGACTGTAGCATCGCCATGGCGTCGGGGAGTGAGGCCACCAAGAGTCTGGCCGACTTTGTGTTGATTAACTCGAACTTCGATGCCATGATTAACGTCTTAAACGAGGGTCGCCGGGTTATTAACAACATTGAACGGGTCGCGTCGCTCTTCTTGATCAAGACCATGTATTCGGTGGTCCTGACGTTGATCTTTATCTTCATGAGTCGCAGCTACCCGTTCGAGCCAATTCAGTTAACCCCCATCTCGTCACTCATGGTGGGGATCCCCACGTTCTTCTTAGCCTTACAGCCGAACTACACCCGGATTGCCGACCGGTTCATGAAGCAAGTCATGGAGATTGCGGCCCCGGCCGCGGTCTGCGTGGTGGGCTACATCCTAGTGATCATGGCCATCGGCACCCAGTTTCACCTGAGCTTCGCCACGACTTCGACGTTAAGCGTTCTAATGACCGGGTTGGTCAGCTTAAACGCGTTACTGATGGTGGCCCGGCCGTTGAACCGCTTCAAGATTGCCTTGGTGCTGGTGATGGCGGCCCTATTCGCGGTCATCTTCCTCTTCTTCGGCAACCTGTTCTCGCTGGTGAACCTCTTGAATTGGCAGTTAGCGTTGCTCTATCTCCCGTTGATGGTCAGTGTCCAGCCGGTCTTTTTACTGGTCCAAACGATCCTGGGTAAGCGCATCTTAAGTCGAATTCGCTGGCGTTAG
- a CDS encoding aldo/keto reductase — protein sequence MTLSSITETRPLADGHQIPKLGFGTYLLSDQATMDATIQAAWDAGYRLFDTAMLYRNEDLLGNTLQTLNLPRPDLYLTSKVAEVVQGYDETLKAVDGSLKRLQTDYLDLLLIHWPVRAHFFDTWRALEQLKADGKVRSIGVSNYTIAHLELLATRAKEMPVVNQVEYHPYLNQQALLDHDTENHIVTEAWSPLGRRVVLGDPMIKKIGDHHQKSVAQVILRWELQHGILPIPKSQHAERIVENAQVFDFELSADELSMIDLLNKHQRTGNEPEIVYETGKQY from the coding sequence ATGACATTATCCAGCATCACCGAAACCCGGCCCCTCGCCGACGGACACCAAATTCCCAAGTTAGGGTTTGGGACCTACCTACTCAGTGACCAAGCCACCATGGACGCCACCATTCAGGCCGCGTGGGACGCCGGCTACCGGCTCTTCGATACGGCCATGCTCTACCGCAACGAGGACCTTCTCGGTAACACCTTACAGACGTTGAACCTCCCCCGCCCCGACTTGTATCTGACCAGCAAGGTGGCCGAGGTTGTCCAGGGCTACGATGAAACCCTCAAGGCCGTCGACGGGTCCCTGAAACGGCTGCAAACCGACTACCTGGACCTCTTATTAATCCACTGGCCGGTGCGTGCCCACTTCTTCGACACCTGGCGCGCCCTAGAACAGCTCAAGGCCGATGGTAAAGTGCGGTCGATTGGGGTCTCTAACTACACCATCGCCCACCTCGAACTCTTAGCCACCCGGGCCAAGGAAATGCCGGTGGTCAACCAAGTCGAGTACCACCCCTACCTGAATCAGCAAGCCTTATTGGACCACGACACGGAAAACCACATCGTGACCGAGGCCTGGAGTCCCCTGGGGCGTCGCGTCGTTTTGGGCGATCCGATGATCAAGAAGATCGGTGACCACCACCAAAAGTCCGTGGCTCAGGTCATCTTACGTTGGGAACTCCAACACGGCATCTTACCGATTCCGAAGTCCCAGCACGCCGAACGCATCGTGGAAAACGCCCAGGTCTTTGACTTCGAATTGAGCGCCGATGAACTATCGATGATTGACCTGTTGAACAAGCATCAACGGACCGGAAACGAACCGGAAATCGTCTACGAAACCGGGAAACAGTACTAA